A region from the uncultured Bacteroides sp. genome encodes:
- a CDS encoding N-acetylmuramoyl-L-alanine amidase, giving the protein MRIVNLIILHCSATREDRDFTEQLLEAAHRRRGFNGIGYHYYIRKNGDIKTTRPIERIGAHAKGYNANSIGICYEGGLDAAGKPKDTRTLWQKHSLQVLVKALLMDYPDCRVCGHRDLSPDLNGDGEIEPEEWIKACPCFDVSTEM; this is encoded by the coding sequence ATGCGAATCGTAAATTTAATCATCCTCCACTGCTCCGCCACGCGCGAAGACAGAGACTTCACCGAGCAGTTACTCGAAGCAGCCCACCGCCGGAGAGGGTTCAACGGCATCGGCTATCATTACTACATCCGTAAAAACGGAGACATCAAAACCACCCGCCCCATCGAACGCATAGGTGCCCATGCCAAAGGCTACAACGCCAACAGCATCGGCATCTGTTACGAAGGCGGACTCGATGCCGCCGGAAAGCCCAAAGACACCCGCACCCTGTGGCAAAAACATTCGTTGCAGGTATTGGTAAAAGCCCTGCTGATGGATTACCCAGACTGCCGTGTGTGCGGCCATCGCGATCTGAGTCCCGACCTCAACGGAGACGGAGAGATAGAACCCGAAGAATGGATCAAAGCCTGCCCCTGCTTCGACGTAAGCACAGAAATGTAA
- a CDS encoding TonB-dependent receptor plug domain-containing protein: MKKLNIVLICFSLLFVESIQGQNKWSLKIPEVTILGRRPMKEIGTQETKLDSVVLQEVVGYAMSDVLSQNSTIFIKQYGRATLSTASFRGTSPSHTQVMWNGMKLNSPMLGMVDFSMIPSYFIDDATLLHGTSSINVTGGGLGGAITLSNNPVKQQGLNLQYIQGLSSFQTMDEFLRLTYGDKYWHTSTRIAYSSSENQYKYRNYNKKEYTYDENYNITGSYYPIERNKSGDFHDLNILQEAYYTTKKEDKFGLSAWYTESRRGVPMLNVDYREDAEYTNKKQENTFRGVLSWNRNLNKLKMGARTGYTHTNLGYDYTRDLGNGTKANMIHSRSYVNTFYGAVNADYYLSKKWLFTANASLNQHFVKSQDKNIITQSGNKAVVGYDQARIEISGYVSAKWQPTDRLGTSLAIREDRYGNSWTPVIPAAFFDYVLSKRGNVIAKTSISRNYRFPTLNDLYFLPGGNPDLKTERGFTYDGSIEFTVGKQNRYTLRGSATWFDSYINDWIVWLPTFKGFWTPKNIKQVHAYGIEIKSDLNMQLSSEWNLRINGNFAWTPSINHGDPVNWADSSIGKQLVYIPEYSSALTGRLSWRSWHFTYKWCYYSERYTTSSNETTTKIGRVLPYFMNDLSLEKQFSLRWANLSVKGLINNLFNEEYESVLSHPMPRINYGIMIDIQPKW; this comes from the coding sequence ATGAAAAAGCTGAATATAGTACTTATTTGTTTCTCTCTCTTGTTTGTTGAAAGCATACAAGGACAAAATAAATGGTCGCTTAAGATTCCTGAAGTAACCATACTTGGTCGCCGTCCGATGAAAGAGATCGGAACTCAGGAAACCAAACTTGATTCCGTGGTGTTGCAAGAAGTTGTGGGATATGCCATGTCTGACGTCCTTTCACAAAACTCAACTATCTTCATCAAACAATACGGACGAGCGACGTTGTCTACCGCCTCTTTCAGGGGAACATCTCCATCGCATACGCAAGTGATGTGGAACGGCATGAAACTAAACTCGCCCATGCTGGGGATGGTGGATTTCTCTATGATTCCTTCCTATTTCATTGATGACGCAACCTTGCTCCACGGCACCTCTTCGATTAATGTCACGGGCGGAGGATTAGGAGGAGCTATCACTCTATCGAATAACCCAGTCAAGCAACAAGGTCTCAATCTGCAATACATTCAGGGATTAAGTTCCTTTCAAACGATGGACGAATTCTTACGACTTACCTATGGAGACAAGTATTGGCACACTTCCACACGCATTGCCTATTCTTCATCTGAAAACCAGTATAAATACAGAAATTACAACAAAAAAGAATACACGTACGACGAAAATTATAATATAACAGGAAGCTATTATCCAATAGAGCGAAACAAGTCTGGTGATTTTCATGATCTGAATATTCTTCAGGAAGCATATTATACTACGAAAAAAGAAGATAAATTCGGTTTATCTGCTTGGTATACAGAATCACGTCGTGGAGTACCGATGCTAAATGTAGACTATAGAGAAGACGCCGAATACACTAACAAGAAGCAGGAAAATACTTTCAGAGGAGTCTTATCGTGGAACAGAAATCTGAATAAACTGAAAATGGGAGCCCGAACCGGGTATACTCATACCAATCTGGGGTACGATTATACACGTGATTTGGGAAACGGGACTAAAGCCAATATGATTCACTCCCGCAGTTACGTAAACACATTTTATGGTGCTGTTAATGCCGATTATTACCTGAGTAAGAAATGGCTATTTACAGCAAACGCCTCCCTAAATCAACATTTCGTAAAAAGTCAGGATAAAAATATAATCACACAAAGTGGCAATAAGGCGGTAGTAGGATATGACCAGGCACGTATTGAGATTTCCGGATATGTGTCTGCCAAATGGCAACCAACCGACCGTCTGGGAACTTCGCTGGCCATCCGTGAAGATCGGTACGGCAATAGTTGGACACCCGTCATTCCAGCAGCTTTCTTCGATTATGTTCTGTCTAAAAGAGGAAACGTCATAGCTAAAACTTCCATCTCACGCAACTATCGCTTCCCCACCTTAAACGATCTTTATTTTCTGCCGGGAGGAAATCCGGATTTAAAAACAGAACGTGGTTTTACGTATGATGGAAGCATAGAGTTCACAGTAGGAAAGCAAAATAGATATACCTTAAGAGGATCTGCCACATGGTTTGATTCTTACATAAACGACTGGATTGTTTGGCTTCCAACTTTTAAAGGCTTCTGGACTCCTAAAAATATAAAGCAGGTACATGCTTATGGCATAGAGATAAAGAGTGATCTGAATATGCAATTGTCATCTGAATGGAATCTAAGAATTAATGGTAACTTTGCATGGACACCTTCCATCAACCATGGAGACCCGGTAAACTGGGCTGACTCTTCAATCGGAAAACAATTAGTCTACATACCCGAATATTCTTCAGCCCTCACAGGGCGTCTTTCGTGGAGAAGCTGGCATTTTACCTACAAATGGTGTTATTACAGCGAACGATACACCACATCAAGTAATGAAACCACTACCAAGATTGGGCGGGTACTCCCCTATTTCATGAACGACCTGTCCCTCGAAAAACAGTTCTCCCTTCGTTGGGCTAATCTTTCCGTAAAAGGTCTTATCAACAATCTTTTCAATGAAGAGTATGAATCTGTTCTCTCACATCCCATGCCAAGAATAAACTATGGAATTATGATAGATATACAGCCAAAATGGTAA
- a CDS encoding SGNH/GDSL hydrolase family protein, protein MKNTVLCAFFFFFVGSFNGYAQQTGAKDAPKVIVRESEKTLVTQWQGKRVAFLGDSMTDKRRVGTTCVYWEYLSELLGIKPSVYGISGNQWNDIYRQAVKLHDEEGDNVDAILIFAGTNDYNQGLPLGEFFTETTKETNYNGRQVMRKYRTPIMTDSTFCGRINEAMSYLKTNFPQQQIIIMTPIHRSYAQFNSKNVQPDENYCNSQGLYLDSYINVLKQAASHWAVPLINLYSISGLYPLADSQLQYFHNSEMDRLHPNAVGDYRLAKNIQYQLLALPSTFIIK, encoded by the coding sequence ATGAAAAATACAGTTTTATGTGCTTTTTTCTTCTTTTTTGTAGGAAGTTTTAATGGATATGCCCAGCAAACGGGAGCAAAAGATGCTCCTAAGGTAATTGTAAGAGAGAGTGAGAAGACGTTGGTCACTCAATGGCAAGGAAAAAGGGTTGCTTTCCTGGGCGATTCCATGACGGACAAACGTCGTGTAGGTACAACTTGTGTATATTGGGAATACTTGTCCGAATTATTGGGAATTAAACCCTCGGTGTACGGCATCAGCGGTAATCAATGGAATGATATCTATCGACAAGCAGTGAAACTGCATGACGAGGAAGGGGATAATGTGGATGCTATTCTGATCTTTGCCGGAACGAATGATTATAACCAAGGCCTACCCTTGGGAGAGTTCTTCACCGAAACGACAAAGGAAACCAACTATAATGGCAGGCAGGTGATGCGTAAATACAGAACTCCAATAATGACTGATTCAACTTTTTGCGGGCGCATAAATGAGGCAATGTCTTATCTGAAAACAAATTTCCCTCAGCAACAGATTATTATTATGACCCCTATTCATCGATCTTACGCACAGTTTAACAGCAAGAATGTACAGCCTGACGAGAACTATTGCAACTCTCAGGGATTGTATCTTGATTCTTATATCAATGTTCTGAAACAAGCGGCTTCTCATTGGGCGGTTCCGTTGATCAATTTATACTCAATTAGCGGTCTGTATCCACTTGCCGATTCGCAGTTACAATATTTCCATAATAGCGAAATGGATCGCCTTCATCCGAATGCTGTGGGTGATTATCGTCTAGCAAAAAACATACAATACCAATTACTGGCGTTGCCTTCTACTTTTATTATTAAATAA
- a CDS encoding YggS family pyridoxal phosphate-dependent enzyme — protein sequence MSITENLQQVLADLPQGVQLVAVSKFHPVAALEEAYKAGQRVFGENKVQEMTTKYEALPKDIEWHFIGHLQTNKIKYIAPYVAMIHGIDSYKLLCEVNKQAERANRVIDCLLQIHIAEEETKFGFSFDECKEMLTDEKWQEMTHVRICGLMGMATNTNDKEQIRHEFCCLHRFFTDIKNAFFINRSEFRDLSMGMSQDYAIAVSEGSTLVRIGSKIFGERIY from the coding sequence ATGAGCATTACTGAGAATTTGCAACAAGTACTGGCCGATTTGCCCCAAGGGGTGCAACTGGTGGCCGTGTCAAAGTTTCATCCGGTAGCAGCTCTGGAAGAGGCATACAAAGCCGGACAAAGGGTGTTCGGTGAAAACAAGGTGCAAGAGATGACAACCAAGTATGAAGCTTTGCCTAAAGACATAGAATGGCACTTCATCGGGCATCTGCAAACGAATAAAATTAAGTATATAGCCCCTTACGTGGCAATGATTCACGGCATTGACTCCTACAAGCTACTATGCGAAGTTAACAAACAGGCAGAGCGGGCAAACCGCGTAATAGATTGCCTGCTGCAAATACACATTGCGGAGGAAGAAACAAAATTCGGCTTCAGTTTTGACGAATGTAAGGAGATGCTGACCGACGAAAAATGGCAGGAAATGACCCATGTGAGGATATGCGGATTAATGGGCATGGCAACAAACACGAACGATAAAGAACAAATAAGGCATGAATTTTGTTGTTTACACAGATTCTTTACTGATATAAAGAATGCTTTTTTTATAAACAGGTCGGAATTCAGGGATCTTTCCATGGGAATGTCTCAGGATTACGCTATAGCTGTGTCAGAAGGTAGCACCCTGGTAAGAATAGGAAGCAAGATATTTGGGGAAAGAATTTATTAA
- a CDS encoding PKD-like domain-containing protein has product MINKNYIKALCLILFIFASCNKDDVIEKETSQKPVITLDSETGVYATKIGKTLTIAPSVEYNDNAIYSWIIDGKLVSTEPTYSATWTTEGEIYITFRVETLTGTAEEELRVDVSNLAPPVISLVLPSQGLKVLSGTDYVFTPDIQNQDEDNFECQWIRNGEVVATGITYTFNESQLGSYPITIKTTNVDGEATKEITVEVVETMPYKASFETPSYLQTSTDRNTFVGRPVFLNPTLEYFDNPQYAWSVDGEAIENETSSIYKFTPTTAGNYTVKVNVTENLITKSALTRNITRAATSISTEVVVHCLDSEQMDNFRFSTTSSSQIQNKVYEYTPAPGQFINELNTAGFTGNEKTQADAIAYATKRLSNKYYVSLGGFGGYIIVGFDHSIPKTSNTYDFSIQGNAFNGSSEPGIIWVMQDINKNGLPDDEWYELKGCETGKESTTQNYAVTYYRPSGKGMSVQWTDSKGETGKIDYLQEYHAQDYYYPQWIKKDSYTLRGTCLEAHNKLVGNIWKNQSYDWGYADNYGTDVLAGDAVNGSGQQNGFKISNAIYRDGSSVDLKYIDFIKVQVGANTKSGPIGELSTEVFSFYDLSITNQQ; this is encoded by the coding sequence ATGATAAACAAAAACTATATTAAGGCGTTATGCCTCATCCTTTTCATTTTTGCATCGTGTAACAAAGATGATGTTATTGAAAAAGAGACCTCTCAAAAGCCAGTAATCACACTGGATAGTGAAACAGGAGTTTATGCGACTAAAATTGGCAAAACGCTTACTATCGCTCCAAGTGTAGAATACAATGATAATGCAATCTATTCTTGGATCATTGACGGAAAATTAGTCAGTACAGAACCTACCTACAGTGCAACGTGGACTACAGAAGGAGAAATATACATCACTTTCCGCGTAGAGACACTGACCGGAACAGCAGAAGAAGAGCTACGTGTGGATGTGAGCAATCTGGCTCCTCCTGTCATTTCTCTGGTTTTGCCGTCACAGGGTTTGAAAGTCTTGTCCGGAACAGATTATGTTTTCACTCCTGATATCCAAAATCAGGATGAAGACAACTTTGAGTGTCAATGGATTCGTAACGGCGAGGTAGTTGCTACCGGCATCACTTATACATTCAACGAATCTCAACTTGGAAGCTATCCTATCACAATCAAGACTACTAATGTGGATGGGGAAGCGACCAAAGAAATTACAGTAGAGGTCGTTGAAACAATGCCTTATAAAGCAAGTTTTGAAACACCTTCCTATTTACAAACGTCAACAGATAGAAACACATTCGTAGGACGTCCTGTTTTTCTAAACCCTACTCTTGAATATTTTGACAATCCGCAATATGCGTGGAGTGTAGATGGAGAGGCCATAGAAAACGAAACAAGTTCCATATATAAGTTCACCCCAACAACAGCGGGAAATTATACAGTAAAAGTCAATGTGACAGAAAATCTAATCACCAAATCGGCACTTACAAGAAATATCACACGTGCAGCAACTTCGATATCGACCGAAGTCGTGGTGCACTGTCTTGATAGTGAGCAAATGGATAACTTTCGATTCTCCACTACATCTAGTTCTCAAATACAAAATAAAGTATATGAATACACCCCTGCTCCCGGACAGTTTATAAATGAGTTGAACACTGCAGGATTCACCGGAAATGAAAAAACGCAGGCAGACGCTATTGCTTATGCAACCAAACGATTAAGCAACAAGTATTATGTTTCCTTGGGTGGTTTCGGAGGGTACATCATTGTAGGATTTGACCATAGCATACCAAAGACAAGCAATACGTATGACTTTTCGATTCAAGGAAATGCTTTTAACGGTAGTTCGGAACCAGGCATCATTTGGGTCATGCAGGATATAAATAAAAATGGCTTGCCTGATGATGAATGGTATGAACTTAAAGGTTGCGAAACAGGGAAAGAAAGCACGACACAAAATTATGCTGTGACTTACTACCGACCATCCGGCAAGGGAATGAGTGTACAATGGACAGACTCAAAAGGAGAAACGGGCAAAATTGATTATCTGCAAGAGTATCATGCACAAGATTATTATTATCCGCAATGGATTAAAAAAGATAGCTATACACTTCGGGGAACTTGCCTAGAAGCTCACAACAAGCTCGTTGGTAATATATGGAAAAATCAGTCGTACGATTGGGGGTATGCGGATAATTACGGAACGGATGTTCTTGCCGGAGACGCAGTAAACGGTAGCGGACAACAAAATGGTTTCAAAATATCCAATGCCATCTATCGTGACGGTAGCTCCGTAGACTTGAAATATATAGATTTTATCAAAGTCCAGGTTGGAGCCAATACAAAAAGCGGCCCCATAGGCGAGCTCTCTACCGAAGTATTCTCTTTTTATGATTTATCAATAACTAATCAACAATAA
- a CDS encoding DNA-binding protein, with protein sequence MAVPVMRYLRKKYYNKADSPMLYYLKQEPGSGQMYNINTLAARIEANGSLTQEDVIHSIQSFVRHLREVLIEGNKVKVDGLGIFHITTSCTGSEKAEDCTVKSIRRVNLRFMVDSALRLVNDSIATTRSAPNNVSFYLKSESATTPGGDSGGSGDGGGEDPDA encoded by the coding sequence ATGGCAGTACCCGTAATGCGTTATCTACGCAAGAAGTATTACAACAAAGCAGATTCGCCCATGCTCTACTATTTGAAGCAAGAACCCGGATCGGGGCAGATGTACAACATCAACACACTGGCCGCAAGAATCGAAGCTAACGGTTCGCTCACGCAAGAAGATGTGATTCACTCCATCCAATCTTTTGTGCGCCACCTGCGCGAAGTGCTCATCGAGGGCAACAAGGTAAAGGTAGACGGACTGGGCATTTTCCACATCACCACCTCGTGCACCGGTTCCGAAAAGGCCGAAGATTGCACTGTGAAGAGCATCCGCCGGGTAAACCTCCGCTTTATGGTAGACAGCGCGCTGCGTCTGGTCAACGACTCCATTGCCACCACCCGAAGCGCCCCCAACAACGTGTCCTTCTACCTGAAATCGGAATCCGCCACCACTCCCGGAGGAGACAGCGGCGGCTCAGGTGACGGCGGCGGAGAAGATCCCGACGCTTAA
- a CDS encoding DUF4494 domain-containing protein has translation MMTHTWFECKIRYEKMMENGMNKKVTEPYLVDALSFTEAEARIIEEITPFITGEFTVSDIKRANYSELFACDEDAADRWFRCKLLFITLDEKSGAERKIATQVLVQAADLRDAVKKLDEGMKGTMADYQIASVAETPIMDVYPYGAEPNDKPEV, from the coding sequence ATTATGACACATACTTGGTTTGAGTGTAAAATTCGCTATGAGAAGATGATGGAGAACGGAATGAATAAAAAAGTAACGGAGCCGTATCTGGTAGATGCTCTGAGCTTTACGGAAGCGGAAGCACGCATCATTGAAGAGATCACTCCTTTCATTACCGGCGAATTTACGGTATCAGACATCAAACGGGCAAACTACAGCGAGCTTTTTGCATGCGATGAAGACGCGGCAGACAGGTGGTTTAGATGCAAACTCTTATTTATTACACTAGATGAAAAGAGCGGAGCAGAAAGAAAAATAGCAACGCAAGTGTTGGTTCAGGCGGCAGACTTACGTGATGCGGTAAAGAAATTGGATGAGGGTATGAAAGGAACAATGGCCGATTATCAAATTGCATCGGTAGCCGAAACACCTATCATGGATGTATATCCGTATGGTGCCGAACCTAACGACAAACCGGAAGTCTAA
- a CDS encoding YncE family protein — protein sequence MLKVCKNSFYLLLILLLSGCMNYGPIDEEEFNAGEDSGSGDTITGQGLFITNEGNFTYGNASLSYYNPETKVIENEVFARANAQKLGDVAQSMTIYNGIGWIVVNNSGVIFAINLNTFKEVGRITGFTSPRYIHFLSDEKAYVTQIWDKRICVVNPKTYQITGYINMPMKAGSESTEQMVQYGKYVFTNCWSYNNKILVIDTETDQVCDSIKVGIQPTSLVIDKNNKLWTVTDGGYEGSPYGYEAPSLYRIDAETREVEKQFKFILGEHPSEVQLNGTRDTLYFINNDIWRLPITAERFPVKSFIKNKNTIYYGLTVNPVNSEIYVADAIDYVQPGVILRYSSDGVEVDEFKVGIIPGAFCWR from the coding sequence ATGTTAAAAGTTTGCAAAAATAGTTTTTATCTCTTACTGATACTTCTTCTTTCCGGCTGTATGAACTATGGGCCTATTGATGAAGAAGAATTCAACGCCGGAGAAGATTCAGGAAGCGGTGATACGATTACGGGGCAAGGGCTTTTCATCACCAATGAAGGTAATTTCACCTATGGCAATGCCTCGTTATCTTATTATAATCCTGAAACAAAAGTGATAGAGAATGAAGTGTTTGCACGCGCTAATGCGCAAAAGTTGGGCGATGTGGCGCAATCCATGACTATTTATAATGGCATTGGATGGATTGTTGTCAATAATTCCGGAGTCATCTTCGCCATTAACTTAAATACTTTCAAAGAAGTAGGGCGCATCACCGGTTTTACATCACCGCGTTATATTCATTTTCTGAGCGATGAAAAAGCATATGTGACTCAGATTTGGGATAAACGCATTTGCGTTGTCAACCCCAAGACCTATCAGATAACAGGTTACATAAATATGCCGATGAAAGCAGGAAGCGAATCAACAGAACAAATGGTACAATACGGAAAGTATGTTTTCACAAATTGCTGGAGTTATAATAATAAAATATTAGTCATCGATACGGAGACTGATCAGGTCTGTGATTCCATTAAAGTGGGCATTCAGCCGACTTCACTTGTGATAGATAAGAACAACAAACTATGGACTGTTACTGATGGAGGATATGAAGGTAGCCCTTATGGTTACGAAGCCCCTTCGCTCTATCGGATTGACGCTGAAACGAGAGAAGTAGAAAAGCAATTTAAATTTATATTAGGCGAGCATCCCTCAGAAGTGCAACTGAACGGTACACGAGATACACTCTATTTCATAAATAACGATATTTGGCGACTCCCGATAACAGCAGAACGTTTTCCTGTAAAATCGTTCATTAAGAACAAAAATACCATTTACTACGGATTGACCGTAAATCCCGTTAATTCGGAGATATATGTAGCAGACGCCATTGATTATGTACAACCTGGCGTTATCCTGCGATATTCTTCGGATGGTGTAGAAGTTGACGAATTTAAAGTAGGAATTATCCCCGGTGCTTTTTGCTGGAGATAA
- a CDS encoding dihydroorotate dehydrogenase-like protein gives MSNLKTTFAGIQLRNPIIISSSGLTNTAEKNQKLCEAGAGAIVLKSLFEEQIMMEVDLLKNTAYYSEGIDYLKMSIENYKVREYLKLIEDSKRLCNIPIIASINCFSTAEWAHFAQEIEQAGADAIEVNILALQTDVEYEYGAFEQRHIDILRNVKEHVSIPVIMKLGYKLTNPVALINQLYANGAAAVVLFNRFYQPDIDVEKMKHTSGEVFSHPSELSRSLRWVGIASATVNKIDYAVSGGVHTPEDVVKAILSGAAAIEVCSAIYQNTNAYIGTMTRFLDAWMIRKGFTNITQFKGRLNVKDVKGVNTFERTQFLKYFNEHKVAE, from the coding sequence ATGAGTAATTTAAAAACCACATTTGCAGGCATCCAACTCAGAAACCCGATTATCATTAGTAGCTCGGGATTAACAAATACTGCTGAGAAAAATCAAAAGCTCTGCGAAGCCGGTGCAGGCGCAATTGTGCTGAAATCATTATTTGAAGAACAAATTATGATGGAAGTGGATTTGCTAAAAAATACAGCCTACTATTCGGAAGGAATTGACTATTTAAAAATGTCGATTGAAAACTACAAAGTCCGCGAATACCTGAAACTGATAGAAGATAGCAAAAGGCTTTGTAATATACCCATAATAGCCAGCATAAACTGTTTCAGCACAGCAGAATGGGCACACTTTGCACAAGAAATAGAACAGGCGGGAGCAGATGCGATAGAAGTTAATATTTTAGCTCTACAAACAGATGTGGAATATGAGTATGGAGCATTTGAACAACGCCACATCGACATATTGCGCAATGTTAAAGAGCATGTAAGCATACCCGTAATCATGAAATTAGGATATAAGCTGACTAATCCGGTGGCATTAATCAACCAGTTGTATGCCAACGGAGCAGCGGCAGTTGTTCTATTCAACCGCTTTTATCAGCCGGACATAGATGTGGAAAAAATGAAGCATACGTCCGGAGAAGTATTCAGTCATCCATCGGAATTATCCAGGTCACTTCGCTGGGTAGGCATAGCTTCGGCTACGGTGAATAAGATTGATTATGCCGTTTCGGGAGGCGTGCATACACCGGAAGATGTAGTGAAAGCCATTTTATCCGGAGCAGCGGCTATTGAAGTTTGTAGCGCAATCTATCAAAACACCAATGCCTACATCGGTACAATGACACGCTTTCTGGATGCCTGGATGATTCGCAAAGGATTTACAAACATTACCCAGTTTAAAGGAAGACTGAATGTGAAAGACGTGAAAGGTGTGAACACATTTGAACGCACGCAATTTCTAAAGTACTTCAATGAACATAAAGTAGCTGAATAA
- a CDS encoding DUF4465 domain-containing protein — translation MKKFFSFQAMLAIAATSMLISSCSNEDDSFYTDISGQSSNTRTAISGDTTIIDFENDATVLLAGPTSYGENLYADYSGSKYLTWSDNSSSFTCGINYLNGGFNYYNGGIAISNWNIMSNPSSETGDWWYSYLNQCSVYNSASIDGSNENAGHSGSDNFGIMYGYSDAYNASYMSNPEFSFKSGEEFTVKKMYVCNSSYLYGVMKYGNQFGIYGSAVSLEQAKGYFKVLAYGFDANGNATNGGQPVEKYLADYRDGTSTPTSISTTWSAWDLSALGSVNKVKFNFIGSDSGTYGLNTPAYLCIDDIHIY, via the coding sequence ATGAAAAAGTTTTTTTCTTTTCAGGCAATGCTTGCAATTGCAGCAACTTCCATGCTTATTTCATCTTGTAGTAATGAAGACGACAGTTTCTACACAGATATCAGCGGACAAAGTTCCAACACTCGTACCGCTATAAGCGGAGACACCACTATCATTGATTTTGAAAATGATGCAACTGTTTTACTGGCAGGCCCTACCTCTTATGGGGAAAATTTGTATGCCGATTATTCAGGTAGTAAATATCTGACATGGAGTGATAATTCTTCAAGCTTTACTTGCGGAATAAATTATCTAAACGGAGGTTTTAACTATTATAACGGTGGTATCGCCATCTCCAACTGGAATATCATGTCAAACCCGTCGAGTGAAACCGGCGATTGGTGGTATTCATACCTAAATCAATGTAGTGTATACAATTCCGCTTCAATAGACGGGTCAAACGAAAATGCCGGTCATAGTGGTTCTGATAATTTCGGTATTATGTATGGATACAGCGATGCGTATAACGCTTCATACATGTCCAATCCCGAATTTAGTTTTAAATCTGGTGAAGAATTCACAGTAAAGAAAATGTATGTTTGCAATTCGTCTTATCTATATGGAGTCATGAAATATGGCAATCAGTTCGGCATATACGGTTCTGCCGTTTCATTGGAACAGGCAAAAGGGTACTTCAAAGTGTTGGCTTACGGCTTTGATGCCAATGGCAATGCAACCAACGGAGGACAACCTGTTGAAAAATATCTGGCTGATTATCGCGACGGTACCTCTACTCCGACTTCCATTTCTACCACTTGGTCGGCATGGGACCTTTCCGCTCTGGGAAGCGTCAACAAAGTAAAGTTTAACTTTATTGGCTCCGACAGTGGAACATACGGGCTGAATACTCCTGCCTACCTATGCATTGACGATATACATATTTATTAA
- a CDS encoding YiiX/YebB-like N1pC/P60 family cysteine hydrolase, with translation MKLLLIVLISLSYPSVDNFKLQNGDLIFQESCSGDISNAIKDVTSSTDKYNFTHVGMVYIKENDSIYVIEATQPEVKITPLSKFLYPADEKECYPQSVVGRLKEKYRHCIPQAIKEGMSLIGKKYDYGYNLNNDKYYCSELIYHILLKANNGNPIFHLNKMTFKSKGTKKFLPEWVNYFKELNTPIPEGKPGINPGAMSKADVIDIIHHY, from the coding sequence ATGAAACTATTATTAATCGTCTTAATTTCCTTATCATACCCTAGCGTAGATAATTTTAAGCTGCAAAATGGAGATCTGATATTTCAAGAGTCATGCAGTGGAGATATCAGCAATGCTATTAAAGATGTAACATCCAGTACTGACAAGTATAACTTCACGCACGTAGGCATGGTTTATATCAAAGAGAACGACAGTATCTATGTGATAGAAGCAACCCAACCGGAAGTAAAAATCACCCCATTATCGAAATTCCTATATCCGGCAGATGAAAAAGAATGTTACCCTCAATCGGTTGTCGGACGCTTAAAAGAAAAATACCGGCACTGCATTCCCCAAGCAATAAAAGAGGGTATGTCGTTAATTGGCAAAAAATACGATTACGGCTATAACCTGAATAACGACAAGTATTATTGTTCAGAATTAATATACCATATCCTTTTAAAAGCGAACAATGGAAATCCGATATTTCACCTCAATAAAATGACTTTCAAATCAAAAGGAACAAAGAAATTCCTTCCGGAATGGGTCAATTATTTTAAAGAATTAAATACACCTATACCTGAGGGGAAACCGGGCATTAATCCCGGAGCCATGTCGAAAGCGGATGTTATAGACATCATTCATCATTATTAA